TGCGTTATGAATAAAATCAGTAAATTTTACTAAATTTGCAGACTTATGGGACAAATCCTTGCAATAGACTACGGAAAAGCCCGTTGTGGCATCGCTGTGACGGATGATATGCAGATTATAGCCAGTGGGCTGGAGACTGTGGATAACCGTTTATTGATGGATTTTCTGAAAAAATATTTCAGTGAAAATAAGGTAGAGGAAGTTGTGATTGGGCTTCCCACAGATCTGAAAGGAAATGTTTCAGAAGTGGAAAC
This window of the Chryseobacterium arthrosphaerae genome carries:
- the ruvX gene encoding Holliday junction resolvase RuvX, with amino-acid sequence MGQILAIDYGKARCGIAVTDDMQIIASGLETVDNRLLMDFLKKYFSENKVEEVVIGLPTDLKGNVSEVETDILKFIEEFKKEFSDIAVHRFDERFTSKMASFFISQSGKNKKKRQEKGLIDKVSATIILQNFLEQRLR